The Osmia bicornis bicornis chromosome 12, iOsmBic2.1, whole genome shotgun sequence genome includes a region encoding these proteins:
- the LOC114871423 gene encoding zinc finger CCHC domain-containing protein 2 isoform X1: MVCKENVVSWFGNLSSYKRIDVMCTLLNMCLPFEVRYLGTCVEDIGKRDYNDLRDTEHHANSASDLAELTTLGVADKRTRRKLALYMALLHSCNYACAVILYKNLSNFDYQEISNLLNGTTFTPDDQPLEELLLLYTMALNHPAFTYEQKSVFGNIYIKLQEEEARLNLSKSNSSFKQAQQGCTPCMNTNERLMDTEMQSSCMMAPPPMQTYHGEMAMRNNTMVTGVPPGLSMPPPGLCLPTPEQMPMGSGGATQYLHLGFPSVNHMPPWTGQVMMGNQLMYHTGDMLAYPPSPLVSRQSSPSQSRSPSRSNSPMGRRNNTMPRTSSQVTQSTSNTLTTSTSASNSQTSISSSNANSLPPLPTLGTSRSHPSQPPLLPSRSVPLSISSSTTFSRHNSIENTSSTLIPAAPQSKQPPPPRLRSSTSGDSLRETLGKEMPNFKGNLQNFSLDEIRRMSDEDLRDIGLTPNAVGQLRSIVKSQTTNGLNQITVDKKLDNTSSTTHAVVDPIENEAMPGMEMLNDNGNQSSKSMPLQEQHPAMHHHHNHAATPNLRRYPTMPPLDPTQIQMYPAPPPMYAAQNAPCYACLTLPVAGVQNRYSRCNAQHVYCLTQLQALRLDPESSRHCSQSSSSDSTGSRSPPETPPAAPWVSGSEGNAPPVSDHLSSVPVHSTSAVSHATPQQPIQSGPERQRTRRNQTHVMRHKNQMVNGGGPPNLSQCVSFPAPPSHSQVTYLPHGHFSALRPSSGIYSNFSHGPYTRPAYPTTYQPNGEMMYQYPGHPSSGGTPPPPPNAAATPVQAPYMPPTPVVTYAPAAVPPTKISCYNCGSSSHLAVDCKDQTMEDLTKKAQYRLDYSIMKQPGECPSSDK; this comes from the exons ATGGTGTGTAAGGAGAACGTGGTATCATGGTTTGGGAATCTGTCCAG TTATAAACGCATCGATGTCATGTGCACGTTATTAAACATGTGCCTGCCATTTGAAGTACGATATCTTGGCACTTGTGTGGAGGATATTGGTAAGCGGGATTATAATGACCTCCGTGACACGGAACATCATGCAAATAGCGCCTCTGATCTTGCTGAGCTGACAACTCTAGGCGTGGCAGATAAACGCACACGAAGAAAACTTGCTCTCTATATGGCATTATTACATTCGTGTAATTATGCATGTGCAGTAATCTTGTACAAAAATCTATCAAATTTTGACTACCAAGAGATCTCTAACCTATTAAATGGGACCACCTTTACACCGGATGACCAACCATTAGAAGAGCTGCTCTTATTGTATACAATGGCCCTAAATCATCCAGCGTTTACATATGAGCAAAAAAGTGTCTTCGGTAACATTTACATAAAACTTCAAGAAGAGGAAGCTCGATTGAATCTCTCAAAGTCAAATTCATCCTTCAAGCAGGCACAA CAGGGCTGCACACCATGTATGAACACAAATGAGAGATTGATGGACACAGAGATGCAGAGCAGTTGTATGATGGCTCCCCCACCAATGCAAACTTACCATG GAGAAATGGCAATGAGGAATAATACCATGGTAACCGGAGTTCCTCCTGGTCTATCGATGCCTCCACCTGGGTTATGTCTACCTACCCCTGAACAAATGCCAATGGGATCAGGTGGTGCGACACAGTATCTTCATCTTGGTTTTCCGTCAGTAAATCATATGCCACCGTGGACAGGTCAGGTTATGATGGGAAATCAACTGATGTATCATACTGGTGACATGTTGGCTTATCCACCTTCCCCCTTAGTCAGTCGTCAATCGTCGCCATCCCAGTCTCGATCTCCTAGTCGCAGCAATTCCCCAATGGGTCGCCGAAATAATACCATGCCGCGCACCTCTTCACAAGTGACACAGTCTACTTCAAACACCTTAACAACTTCAACGAGTGCCTCTAACAGTCAGACAAGCATCTCCAGTTCAAATGCCAATTCCCTTCCTCCACTTCCCACGTTGGGTACGAGCAGAAGTCATCCTAGTCAACCCCCACTGCTTCCATCACGTTCTGTTCCCTTATCTATCAGCAGTTCTACTACTTTTTCACGGCATAATAGCATCGAGAATACCTCTTCTACCTTAATTCCGGCAGCACCTCAATCAAaacaaccaccaccaccacgaTTGCGATCTTCGACTTCTGGCGACTCTTTACGAGAAACGTTAGGAAAGGAAATGCCAAATTTCAAAGGCAATTTGCAGAATTTTTCTCTCGACGAG ATTCGAAGGATGAGCGATGAAGACTTAAGGGATATAGGATTAACGCCAAATGCAGTAGGACAGCTGCGGAGCATAGTTAAAAGCCAAACCACTAACGGTTTAAATCAAATCACTGTTGATAAAAAGTTGGATAATACAAGCAGCACAACTCATGCAGTTGTAGATCCAATTGAAAATGAA GCTATGCCAGGAATGGAAATGTTAAATGATAATGGGAATCAAAGTAGTAAGTCAATGCCATTACAGGAACAGCATCCAGCGATGCACCATCATCATAATCATGCAGCTACTCCTAACCTACGGCGATATCCTACTATGCCACCGTTAGATCCTACGCAAATACAGATGTATCCTGCACCACCACCGATGTACGCTGCACAAAACGCGCCTTGTTACGCTTGTCTTACGTTACCCGTTGCCGGGGTACAAAATCGTTATTCAAG GTGCAACGCTCAACACGTATATTGTTTAACACAATTACAAGCCTTGAGGTTAGACCCTGAGAGTAGTAGGCATTGTTCTCAAAGTAGTAGTTCAGACAGTACCGGTAGTAGATCACCGCCAGAAACACCTCCCGCAGCACCGTGGGTGAGCGGAAGCGAGGGTAACGCGCCACCAGTTTCTGATCACCTTAGTTCCGTGCCGGTACATTCAACGAGTGCAGTGTCACACGCCACACCTCAACAGCCTATACAGTCAGGACCAGAAAGGCAGCGTACTAGAAGAAATCAAACGCATGTTATGCGTCATAAAAATCAAATGGTGAATGGTGGTGGACCACCGAATCTTTCACAATGTGTTTCCTTTCCTGCACCGCCGTCGCATTCGCAGGTCACGTATCTGCCGCATGGTCATTTCTCGGCACTGAGACCGAGCAGTGGTATTTATTCGAACTTCTCACATGGACCGTATACAAGGCCGGCTTATCCGACTACGTATCAGCCAAATGGTGAAATGATGTACCAATATCCTGGACATCCATCTTCTGGAGGTACGCCACCGCCTCCTCCAAACGCAGCCGCAACACCAGTACAGGCGCCTTATATGCCACCTACTCCGGTTGTTACGTATGCACCAGCTGCCGTCCCGCCAACGAAAATTTCGTGTTATAATTGTGGCAGTAGTAGTCACCTCGCAGTCGATTGTAAAGATCAAACTATGGAGGACCTTACTAAAAAAG CCCAGTATCGTCTAGACTACAGCATAATGAAACAACCTGGAGAGTGCCCAAGTTCTGACAAGTGA
- the LOC114871423 gene encoding zinc finger CCHC domain-containing protein 2 isoform X3: protein MVCKENVVSWFGNLSSYKRIDVMCTLLNMCLPFEVRYLGTCVEDIGKRDYNDLRDTEHHANSASDLAELTTLGVADKRTRRKLALYMALLHSCNYACAVILYKNLSNFDYQEISNLLNGTTFTPDDQPLEELLLLYTMALNHPAFTYEQKSVFGNIYIKLQEEEARLNLSKSNSSFKQAQQGCTPCMNTNERLMDTEMQSSCMMAPPPMQTYHGEMAMRNNTMVTGVPPGLSMPPPGLCLPTPEQMPMGSGGATQYLHLGFPSVNHMPPWTGQVMMGNQLMYHTGDMLAYPPSPLVSRQSSPSQSRSPSRSNSPMGRRNNTMPRTSSQVTQSTSNTLTTSTSASNSQTSISSSNANSLPPLPTLGTSRSHPSQPPLLPSRSVPLSISSSTTFSRHNSIENTSSTLIPAAPQSKQPPPPRLRSSTSGDSLRETLGKEMPNFKGNLQNFSLDEIRRMSDEDLRDIGLTPNAVGQLRSIVKSQTTNGLNQITVDKKLDNTSSTTHAVVDPIENEEQHPAMHHHHNHAATPNLRRYPTMPPLDPTQIQMYPAPPPMYAAQNAPCYACLTLPVAGVQNRYSRCNAQHVYCLTQLQALRLDPESSRHCSQSSSSDSTGSRSPPETPPAAPWVSGSEGNAPPVSDHLSSVPVHSTSAVSHATPQQPIQSGPERQRTRRNQTHVMRHKNQMVNGGGPPNLSQCVSFPAPPSHSQVTYLPHGHFSALRPSSGIYSNFSHGPYTRPAYPTTYQPNGEMMYQYPGHPSSGGTPPPPPNAAATPVQAPYMPPTPVVTYAPAAVPPTKISCYNCGSSSHLAVDCKDQTMEDLTKKAQYRLDYSIMKQPGECPSSDK from the exons ATGGTGTGTAAGGAGAACGTGGTATCATGGTTTGGGAATCTGTCCAG TTATAAACGCATCGATGTCATGTGCACGTTATTAAACATGTGCCTGCCATTTGAAGTACGATATCTTGGCACTTGTGTGGAGGATATTGGTAAGCGGGATTATAATGACCTCCGTGACACGGAACATCATGCAAATAGCGCCTCTGATCTTGCTGAGCTGACAACTCTAGGCGTGGCAGATAAACGCACACGAAGAAAACTTGCTCTCTATATGGCATTATTACATTCGTGTAATTATGCATGTGCAGTAATCTTGTACAAAAATCTATCAAATTTTGACTACCAAGAGATCTCTAACCTATTAAATGGGACCACCTTTACACCGGATGACCAACCATTAGAAGAGCTGCTCTTATTGTATACAATGGCCCTAAATCATCCAGCGTTTACATATGAGCAAAAAAGTGTCTTCGGTAACATTTACATAAAACTTCAAGAAGAGGAAGCTCGATTGAATCTCTCAAAGTCAAATTCATCCTTCAAGCAGGCACAA CAGGGCTGCACACCATGTATGAACACAAATGAGAGATTGATGGACACAGAGATGCAGAGCAGTTGTATGATGGCTCCCCCACCAATGCAAACTTACCATG GAGAAATGGCAATGAGGAATAATACCATGGTAACCGGAGTTCCTCCTGGTCTATCGATGCCTCCACCTGGGTTATGTCTACCTACCCCTGAACAAATGCCAATGGGATCAGGTGGTGCGACACAGTATCTTCATCTTGGTTTTCCGTCAGTAAATCATATGCCACCGTGGACAGGTCAGGTTATGATGGGAAATCAACTGATGTATCATACTGGTGACATGTTGGCTTATCCACCTTCCCCCTTAGTCAGTCGTCAATCGTCGCCATCCCAGTCTCGATCTCCTAGTCGCAGCAATTCCCCAATGGGTCGCCGAAATAATACCATGCCGCGCACCTCTTCACAAGTGACACAGTCTACTTCAAACACCTTAACAACTTCAACGAGTGCCTCTAACAGTCAGACAAGCATCTCCAGTTCAAATGCCAATTCCCTTCCTCCACTTCCCACGTTGGGTACGAGCAGAAGTCATCCTAGTCAACCCCCACTGCTTCCATCACGTTCTGTTCCCTTATCTATCAGCAGTTCTACTACTTTTTCACGGCATAATAGCATCGAGAATACCTCTTCTACCTTAATTCCGGCAGCACCTCAATCAAaacaaccaccaccaccacgaTTGCGATCTTCGACTTCTGGCGACTCTTTACGAGAAACGTTAGGAAAGGAAATGCCAAATTTCAAAGGCAATTTGCAGAATTTTTCTCTCGACGAG ATTCGAAGGATGAGCGATGAAGACTTAAGGGATATAGGATTAACGCCAAATGCAGTAGGACAGCTGCGGAGCATAGTTAAAAGCCAAACCACTAACGGTTTAAATCAAATCACTGTTGATAAAAAGTTGGATAATACAAGCAGCACAACTCATGCAGTTGTAGATCCAATTGAAAATGAA GAACAGCATCCAGCGATGCACCATCATCATAATCATGCAGCTACTCCTAACCTACGGCGATATCCTACTATGCCACCGTTAGATCCTACGCAAATACAGATGTATCCTGCACCACCACCGATGTACGCTGCACAAAACGCGCCTTGTTACGCTTGTCTTACGTTACCCGTTGCCGGGGTACAAAATCGTTATTCAAG GTGCAACGCTCAACACGTATATTGTTTAACACAATTACAAGCCTTGAGGTTAGACCCTGAGAGTAGTAGGCATTGTTCTCAAAGTAGTAGTTCAGACAGTACCGGTAGTAGATCACCGCCAGAAACACCTCCCGCAGCACCGTGGGTGAGCGGAAGCGAGGGTAACGCGCCACCAGTTTCTGATCACCTTAGTTCCGTGCCGGTACATTCAACGAGTGCAGTGTCACACGCCACACCTCAACAGCCTATACAGTCAGGACCAGAAAGGCAGCGTACTAGAAGAAATCAAACGCATGTTATGCGTCATAAAAATCAAATGGTGAATGGTGGTGGACCACCGAATCTTTCACAATGTGTTTCCTTTCCTGCACCGCCGTCGCATTCGCAGGTCACGTATCTGCCGCATGGTCATTTCTCGGCACTGAGACCGAGCAGTGGTATTTATTCGAACTTCTCACATGGACCGTATACAAGGCCGGCTTATCCGACTACGTATCAGCCAAATGGTGAAATGATGTACCAATATCCTGGACATCCATCTTCTGGAGGTACGCCACCGCCTCCTCCAAACGCAGCCGCAACACCAGTACAGGCGCCTTATATGCCACCTACTCCGGTTGTTACGTATGCACCAGCTGCCGTCCCGCCAACGAAAATTTCGTGTTATAATTGTGGCAGTAGTAGTCACCTCGCAGTCGATTGTAAAGATCAAACTATGGAGGACCTTACTAAAAAAG CCCAGTATCGTCTAGACTACAGCATAATGAAACAACCTGGAGAGTGCCCAAGTTCTGACAAGTGA
- the LOC114871423 gene encoding zinc finger CCHC domain-containing protein 2 isoform X2, whose translation MVCKENVVSWFGNLSSYKRIDVMCTLLNMCLPFEVRYLGTCVEDIGKRDYNDLRDTEHHANSASDLAELTTLGVADKRTRRKLALYMALLHSCNYACAVILYKNLSNFDYQEISNLLNGTTFTPDDQPLEELLLLYTMALNHPAFTYEQKSVFGNIYIKLQEEEARLNLSKSNSSFKQAQGCTPCMNTNERLMDTEMQSSCMMAPPPMQTYHGEMAMRNNTMVTGVPPGLSMPPPGLCLPTPEQMPMGSGGATQYLHLGFPSVNHMPPWTGQVMMGNQLMYHTGDMLAYPPSPLVSRQSSPSQSRSPSRSNSPMGRRNNTMPRTSSQVTQSTSNTLTTSTSASNSQTSISSSNANSLPPLPTLGTSRSHPSQPPLLPSRSVPLSISSSTTFSRHNSIENTSSTLIPAAPQSKQPPPPRLRSSTSGDSLRETLGKEMPNFKGNLQNFSLDEIRRMSDEDLRDIGLTPNAVGQLRSIVKSQTTNGLNQITVDKKLDNTSSTTHAVVDPIENEAMPGMEMLNDNGNQSSKSMPLQEQHPAMHHHHNHAATPNLRRYPTMPPLDPTQIQMYPAPPPMYAAQNAPCYACLTLPVAGVQNRYSRCNAQHVYCLTQLQALRLDPESSRHCSQSSSSDSTGSRSPPETPPAAPWVSGSEGNAPPVSDHLSSVPVHSTSAVSHATPQQPIQSGPERQRTRRNQTHVMRHKNQMVNGGGPPNLSQCVSFPAPPSHSQVTYLPHGHFSALRPSSGIYSNFSHGPYTRPAYPTTYQPNGEMMYQYPGHPSSGGTPPPPPNAAATPVQAPYMPPTPVVTYAPAAVPPTKISCYNCGSSSHLAVDCKDQTMEDLTKKAQYRLDYSIMKQPGECPSSDK comes from the exons ATGGTGTGTAAGGAGAACGTGGTATCATGGTTTGGGAATCTGTCCAG TTATAAACGCATCGATGTCATGTGCACGTTATTAAACATGTGCCTGCCATTTGAAGTACGATATCTTGGCACTTGTGTGGAGGATATTGGTAAGCGGGATTATAATGACCTCCGTGACACGGAACATCATGCAAATAGCGCCTCTGATCTTGCTGAGCTGACAACTCTAGGCGTGGCAGATAAACGCACACGAAGAAAACTTGCTCTCTATATGGCATTATTACATTCGTGTAATTATGCATGTGCAGTAATCTTGTACAAAAATCTATCAAATTTTGACTACCAAGAGATCTCTAACCTATTAAATGGGACCACCTTTACACCGGATGACCAACCATTAGAAGAGCTGCTCTTATTGTATACAATGGCCCTAAATCATCCAGCGTTTACATATGAGCAAAAAAGTGTCTTCGGTAACATTTACATAAAACTTCAAGAAGAGGAAGCTCGATTGAATCTCTCAAAGTCAAATTCATCCTTCAAGCAGGCACAA GGCTGCACACCATGTATGAACACAAATGAGAGATTGATGGACACAGAGATGCAGAGCAGTTGTATGATGGCTCCCCCACCAATGCAAACTTACCATG GAGAAATGGCAATGAGGAATAATACCATGGTAACCGGAGTTCCTCCTGGTCTATCGATGCCTCCACCTGGGTTATGTCTACCTACCCCTGAACAAATGCCAATGGGATCAGGTGGTGCGACACAGTATCTTCATCTTGGTTTTCCGTCAGTAAATCATATGCCACCGTGGACAGGTCAGGTTATGATGGGAAATCAACTGATGTATCATACTGGTGACATGTTGGCTTATCCACCTTCCCCCTTAGTCAGTCGTCAATCGTCGCCATCCCAGTCTCGATCTCCTAGTCGCAGCAATTCCCCAATGGGTCGCCGAAATAATACCATGCCGCGCACCTCTTCACAAGTGACACAGTCTACTTCAAACACCTTAACAACTTCAACGAGTGCCTCTAACAGTCAGACAAGCATCTCCAGTTCAAATGCCAATTCCCTTCCTCCACTTCCCACGTTGGGTACGAGCAGAAGTCATCCTAGTCAACCCCCACTGCTTCCATCACGTTCTGTTCCCTTATCTATCAGCAGTTCTACTACTTTTTCACGGCATAATAGCATCGAGAATACCTCTTCTACCTTAATTCCGGCAGCACCTCAATCAAaacaaccaccaccaccacgaTTGCGATCTTCGACTTCTGGCGACTCTTTACGAGAAACGTTAGGAAAGGAAATGCCAAATTTCAAAGGCAATTTGCAGAATTTTTCTCTCGACGAG ATTCGAAGGATGAGCGATGAAGACTTAAGGGATATAGGATTAACGCCAAATGCAGTAGGACAGCTGCGGAGCATAGTTAAAAGCCAAACCACTAACGGTTTAAATCAAATCACTGTTGATAAAAAGTTGGATAATACAAGCAGCACAACTCATGCAGTTGTAGATCCAATTGAAAATGAA GCTATGCCAGGAATGGAAATGTTAAATGATAATGGGAATCAAAGTAGTAAGTCAATGCCATTACAGGAACAGCATCCAGCGATGCACCATCATCATAATCATGCAGCTACTCCTAACCTACGGCGATATCCTACTATGCCACCGTTAGATCCTACGCAAATACAGATGTATCCTGCACCACCACCGATGTACGCTGCACAAAACGCGCCTTGTTACGCTTGTCTTACGTTACCCGTTGCCGGGGTACAAAATCGTTATTCAAG GTGCAACGCTCAACACGTATATTGTTTAACACAATTACAAGCCTTGAGGTTAGACCCTGAGAGTAGTAGGCATTGTTCTCAAAGTAGTAGTTCAGACAGTACCGGTAGTAGATCACCGCCAGAAACACCTCCCGCAGCACCGTGGGTGAGCGGAAGCGAGGGTAACGCGCCACCAGTTTCTGATCACCTTAGTTCCGTGCCGGTACATTCAACGAGTGCAGTGTCACACGCCACACCTCAACAGCCTATACAGTCAGGACCAGAAAGGCAGCGTACTAGAAGAAATCAAACGCATGTTATGCGTCATAAAAATCAAATGGTGAATGGTGGTGGACCACCGAATCTTTCACAATGTGTTTCCTTTCCTGCACCGCCGTCGCATTCGCAGGTCACGTATCTGCCGCATGGTCATTTCTCGGCACTGAGACCGAGCAGTGGTATTTATTCGAACTTCTCACATGGACCGTATACAAGGCCGGCTTATCCGACTACGTATCAGCCAAATGGTGAAATGATGTACCAATATCCTGGACATCCATCTTCTGGAGGTACGCCACCGCCTCCTCCAAACGCAGCCGCAACACCAGTACAGGCGCCTTATATGCCACCTACTCCGGTTGTTACGTATGCACCAGCTGCCGTCCCGCCAACGAAAATTTCGTGTTATAATTGTGGCAGTAGTAGTCACCTCGCAGTCGATTGTAAAGATCAAACTATGGAGGACCTTACTAAAAAAG CCCAGTATCGTCTAGACTACAGCATAATGAAACAACCTGGAGAGTGCCCAAGTTCTGACAAGTGA
- the LOC114871423 gene encoding zinc finger CCHC domain-containing protein 2 isoform X4, which yields MCTLLNMCLPFEVRYLGTCVEDIGKRDYNDLRDTEHHANSASDLAELTTLGVADKRTRRKLALYMALLHSCNYACAVILYKNLSNFDYQEISNLLNGTTFTPDDQPLEELLLLYTMALNHPAFTYEQKSVFGNIYIKLQEEEARLNLSKSNSSFKQAQQGCTPCMNTNERLMDTEMQSSCMMAPPPMQTYHGEMAMRNNTMVTGVPPGLSMPPPGLCLPTPEQMPMGSGGATQYLHLGFPSVNHMPPWTGQVMMGNQLMYHTGDMLAYPPSPLVSRQSSPSQSRSPSRSNSPMGRRNNTMPRTSSQVTQSTSNTLTTSTSASNSQTSISSSNANSLPPLPTLGTSRSHPSQPPLLPSRSVPLSISSSTTFSRHNSIENTSSTLIPAAPQSKQPPPPRLRSSTSGDSLRETLGKEMPNFKGNLQNFSLDEIRRMSDEDLRDIGLTPNAVGQLRSIVKSQTTNGLNQITVDKKLDNTSSTTHAVVDPIENEAMPGMEMLNDNGNQSSKSMPLQEQHPAMHHHHNHAATPNLRRYPTMPPLDPTQIQMYPAPPPMYAAQNAPCYACLTLPVAGVQNRYSRCNAQHVYCLTQLQALRLDPESSRHCSQSSSSDSTGSRSPPETPPAAPWVSGSEGNAPPVSDHLSSVPVHSTSAVSHATPQQPIQSGPERQRTRRNQTHVMRHKNQMVNGGGPPNLSQCVSFPAPPSHSQVTYLPHGHFSALRPSSGIYSNFSHGPYTRPAYPTTYQPNGEMMYQYPGHPSSGGTPPPPPNAAATPVQAPYMPPTPVVTYAPAAVPPTKISCYNCGSSSHLAVDCKDQTMEDLTKKAQYRLDYSIMKQPGECPSSDK from the exons ATGTGCACGTTATTAAACATGTGCCTGCCATTTGAAGTACGATATCTTGGCACTTGTGTGGAGGATATTGGTAAGCGGGATTATAATGACCTCCGTGACACGGAACATCATGCAAATAGCGCCTCTGATCTTGCTGAGCTGACAACTCTAGGCGTGGCAGATAAACGCACACGAAGAAAACTTGCTCTCTATATGGCATTATTACATTCGTGTAATTATGCATGTGCAGTAATCTTGTACAAAAATCTATCAAATTTTGACTACCAAGAGATCTCTAACCTATTAAATGGGACCACCTTTACACCGGATGACCAACCATTAGAAGAGCTGCTCTTATTGTATACAATGGCCCTAAATCATCCAGCGTTTACATATGAGCAAAAAAGTGTCTTCGGTAACATTTACATAAAACTTCAAGAAGAGGAAGCTCGATTGAATCTCTCAAAGTCAAATTCATCCTTCAAGCAGGCACAA CAGGGCTGCACACCATGTATGAACACAAATGAGAGATTGATGGACACAGAGATGCAGAGCAGTTGTATGATGGCTCCCCCACCAATGCAAACTTACCATG GAGAAATGGCAATGAGGAATAATACCATGGTAACCGGAGTTCCTCCTGGTCTATCGATGCCTCCACCTGGGTTATGTCTACCTACCCCTGAACAAATGCCAATGGGATCAGGTGGTGCGACACAGTATCTTCATCTTGGTTTTCCGTCAGTAAATCATATGCCACCGTGGACAGGTCAGGTTATGATGGGAAATCAACTGATGTATCATACTGGTGACATGTTGGCTTATCCACCTTCCCCCTTAGTCAGTCGTCAATCGTCGCCATCCCAGTCTCGATCTCCTAGTCGCAGCAATTCCCCAATGGGTCGCCGAAATAATACCATGCCGCGCACCTCTTCACAAGTGACACAGTCTACTTCAAACACCTTAACAACTTCAACGAGTGCCTCTAACAGTCAGACAAGCATCTCCAGTTCAAATGCCAATTCCCTTCCTCCACTTCCCACGTTGGGTACGAGCAGAAGTCATCCTAGTCAACCCCCACTGCTTCCATCACGTTCTGTTCCCTTATCTATCAGCAGTTCTACTACTTTTTCACGGCATAATAGCATCGAGAATACCTCTTCTACCTTAATTCCGGCAGCACCTCAATCAAaacaaccaccaccaccacgaTTGCGATCTTCGACTTCTGGCGACTCTTTACGAGAAACGTTAGGAAAGGAAATGCCAAATTTCAAAGGCAATTTGCAGAATTTTTCTCTCGACGAG ATTCGAAGGATGAGCGATGAAGACTTAAGGGATATAGGATTAACGCCAAATGCAGTAGGACAGCTGCGGAGCATAGTTAAAAGCCAAACCACTAACGGTTTAAATCAAATCACTGTTGATAAAAAGTTGGATAATACAAGCAGCACAACTCATGCAGTTGTAGATCCAATTGAAAATGAA GCTATGCCAGGAATGGAAATGTTAAATGATAATGGGAATCAAAGTAGTAAGTCAATGCCATTACAGGAACAGCATCCAGCGATGCACCATCATCATAATCATGCAGCTACTCCTAACCTACGGCGATATCCTACTATGCCACCGTTAGATCCTACGCAAATACAGATGTATCCTGCACCACCACCGATGTACGCTGCACAAAACGCGCCTTGTTACGCTTGTCTTACGTTACCCGTTGCCGGGGTACAAAATCGTTATTCAAG GTGCAACGCTCAACACGTATATTGTTTAACACAATTACAAGCCTTGAGGTTAGACCCTGAGAGTAGTAGGCATTGTTCTCAAAGTAGTAGTTCAGACAGTACCGGTAGTAGATCACCGCCAGAAACACCTCCCGCAGCACCGTGGGTGAGCGGAAGCGAGGGTAACGCGCCACCAGTTTCTGATCACCTTAGTTCCGTGCCGGTACATTCAACGAGTGCAGTGTCACACGCCACACCTCAACAGCCTATACAGTCAGGACCAGAAAGGCAGCGTACTAGAAGAAATCAAACGCATGTTATGCGTCATAAAAATCAAATGGTGAATGGTGGTGGACCACCGAATCTTTCACAATGTGTTTCCTTTCCTGCACCGCCGTCGCATTCGCAGGTCACGTATCTGCCGCATGGTCATTTCTCGGCACTGAGACCGAGCAGTGGTATTTATTCGAACTTCTCACATGGACCGTATACAAGGCCGGCTTATCCGACTACGTATCAGCCAAATGGTGAAATGATGTACCAATATCCTGGACATCCATCTTCTGGAGGTACGCCACCGCCTCCTCCAAACGCAGCCGCAACACCAGTACAGGCGCCTTATATGCCACCTACTCCGGTTGTTACGTATGCACCAGCTGCCGTCCCGCCAACGAAAATTTCGTGTTATAATTGTGGCAGTAGTAGTCACCTCGCAGTCGATTGTAAAGATCAAACTATGGAGGACCTTACTAAAAAAG CCCAGTATCGTCTAGACTACAGCATAATGAAACAACCTGGAGAGTGCCCAAGTTCTGACAAGTGA